A region from the Triticum aestivum cultivar Chinese Spring chromosome 3D, IWGSC CS RefSeq v2.1, whole genome shotgun sequence genome encodes:
- the LOC123074635 gene encoding uncharacterized protein yields MRTLPTGRREDLQPVRGNMPSLLFRLVRALLNLVKQTLYPAAKPGRGVPVLGGSDAGFKRPAVLTCPRYIISVICEFAMLICTTGTLCYYFTYDLPPEFSVHLTPIPSNNSVGAPATTTSIPRAFDIVLHAGNRRARERCHHHGEGVVTYGGYTVASGHAPDFCVPWKGAREVPFELAWGWDDGVYLPEHLRGRIAVAERVCAVEFEVQVRLLQGGNARSGTGTPTWMWCKARIGGAPGAVTPCTVFAPQNWFSPLA; encoded by the coding sequence ATGCGCACGCTCCCTACCGGCCGCCGGGAAGATCTGCAACCGGTACGCGGCAACATGCCATCTCTTCTCTTCCGACTTGTGCGAGCCTTGTTGAATTTGGTCAAGCAAACATTGTACCCGGCCGCGAAGCCTGGACGTGGTGTCCCCGTCCTTGGCGGTAGCGACGCCGGCTTCAAGAGGCCGGCGGTGCTCACCTGCCCCCGGTACATCATCTCCGTGATCTGTGAATTCGCCATGTTGATCTGCACCACCGGGACGCTGTGCTACTACTTCACCTACGACTTGCCACCTGAGTTCTCCGTCCACTTGACGCCGATCCCGAGCAACAACAGCGTGGGGGCTCCGGCCACGACGACGTCCATCCCCCGGGCCTTCGACATCGTCCTGCACGCCGGCAACCGCCGCGCTAGGGAGAGGTGCCACCACCACGGGGAGGGAGTGGTGACGTACGGCGGCTACACCGTGGCGTCGGGCCACGCGCCCGACTTCTGTGTGCCGTGGAAGGGGGCGCGCGAGGTGCCGTTCGAGCTGGCGTGGGGCTGGGACGACGGCGTTTACCTGCCCGAGCACCTGCGCGGCCGCATAGCGGTGGCGGAGAGAGTCTGCGCCGTGGAGTTCGAGGTCCAGGTGAGACTCCTCCAGGGAGGCAACGCCCGCTCCGGCACGGGCACGCCGACGTGGATGTGGTGCAAAGCGAGGATCGGTGGGGCGCCTGGCGCCGTCACGCCCTGCACCGTGTTCGCTCCACAGAACTGGTTTTCGCCCCTGGCTTAG